A window of the Cicer arietinum cultivar CDC Frontier isolate Library 1 chromosome 6, Cicar.CDCFrontier_v2.0, whole genome shotgun sequence genome harbors these coding sequences:
- the LOC101505037 gene encoding arabinogalactan protein 41-like encodes MAAPKHSFGFGVVAMLATLIFALSLPAAVHSQSLAPAPAPTSDGSSVDQGIAYLLMLLALVLTYIIHSADISSTF; translated from the exons ATGGCGGCACCGAAACATTCATTCGGATTCGGAGTTGTGGCCATGCTCGCCACTCTCATTTTCGCTCTTTCACTCCCCGCCGCTGTTCACTCTCAATCTCTTGCACCTGCACCTGCTCCTACCAGCGACG GATCATCGGTTGATCAAGGAATAGCTTATTTGTTGATGTTGTTGGCACTGGTACTGACCTACATCATTCATTCGGCTGACATTTCATCTACCTTCTGA